The following are encoded in a window of Nitrospinota bacterium genomic DNA:
- a CDS encoding DUF1926 domain-containing protein: MKKIKFMFAIHNHQPVGNFGHVFEDIFQVCYQPYFEVLKQFPEIKTAAHFSGPLLEWLKQQRPDYLKMLRDLVAEGRLEILSGGFYEPLLSTLPEDDAIGQIRMMNQFIEAEFGCVPRGLWLAERIWSPDLPRIIAKAGIQYTVVDDTHFYYSGLEEQQIQGYYITERLGSPLFVFPISKALRYAIPFKMPEETLAALRRAKDELGFEGMTYADDGEKFGSWPDTFDWVYKEKWLEKFFSALRDNSDWIETVTFSEYIDGHLPTGRIYLPMASYDEMMEWSLPTNAVWKFKNLKEELQSKDVAEERYKLFLRGGQWDNFLTKYEESNLLHKKMLYVSRKVNGLAPEDAESSGSLRELYQGQCNCAQWHGLFGGLYLNYLRHALYNHLLAAENLVDEKTGHDFSVKTLDYNLDGRDEILVSNKQINACLAPAYGGSLLQLDYRPACFNLSNVLRRREEIYHKTIQDADHSEGGGGEQPQSIHDRIKFKEQDLASKLFFDRWERYSFLDHFLDSETTLETFKQCRFEEQGDFVDQCYERVSPSSQQPGEDHSLTLKRTGTVNQQGNSRQVTIEKTYTFFRTEAEIRVHYRITNENENPLSLWWGIEFNFTLLAGDAEDRYYVCPGQTLEAPRLNSEGALNDVETFGMRDDWNKFQLSLAFSPKISLWRFPVETISQSEDGFERTYQGSCLLAHKKLRLLPGKSVEQNLVLKITQ; the protein is encoded by the coding sequence ATGAAAAAAATCAAGTTCATGTTTGCCATACACAATCACCAACCGGTGGGCAATTTCGGGCATGTGTTCGAGGATATTTTTCAGGTTTGTTACCAGCCGTATTTTGAAGTCCTCAAACAGTTTCCAGAAATAAAAACCGCCGCGCACTTTTCTGGACCACTGCTTGAATGGCTTAAACAGCAGCGTCCTGATTATTTGAAGATGTTGCGCGATCTGGTTGCCGAAGGCCGACTGGAAATCCTGAGCGGTGGGTTTTACGAGCCGTTACTGTCCACCTTGCCCGAGGATGACGCCATCGGCCAAATCCGCATGATGAACCAGTTCATCGAGGCGGAATTCGGTTGCGTACCACGCGGATTGTGGCTGGCGGAGCGCATCTGGTCGCCCGACCTGCCAAGAATCATAGCCAAAGCAGGGATTCAATACACGGTCGTCGATGACACGCACTTTTATTATTCAGGCCTGGAAGAACAGCAGATACAGGGATATTACATCACCGAGCGGCTGGGAAGTCCGTTGTTTGTTTTTCCTATCAGCAAAGCGCTTCGTTACGCCATTCCTTTTAAAATGCCCGAAGAAACTCTTGCCGCCCTCAGGCGGGCGAAGGACGAATTGGGTTTCGAGGGGATGACTTACGCCGATGATGGGGAAAAATTTGGCAGTTGGCCGGACACCTTTGATTGGGTCTACAAGGAAAAATGGCTGGAAAAGTTTTTCTCGGCTTTGCGGGATAATTCTGACTGGATCGAAACCGTAACTTTCAGCGAATACATCGACGGGCATCTTCCCACCGGGCGCATCTATCTGCCCATGGCCTCCTACGATGAAATGATGGAATGGTCCCTGCCGACCAATGCTGTCTGGAAATTTAAAAATTTAAAAGAGGAATTGCAATCCAAGGATGTTGCGGAGGAACGGTATAAGCTGTTTTTGCGCGGTGGCCAATGGGATAATTTTCTGACCAAATATGAAGAGAGCAATCTCCTGCACAAGAAGATGCTTTACGTCAGCCGCAAGGTGAACGGGCTTGCGCCGGAGGATGCAGAATCAAGCGGCTCCCTTCGGGAGCTTTACCAGGGGCAGTGCAATTGCGCCCAATGGCATGGTCTGTTTGGCGGTCTGTACCTTAACTATTTGCGTCATGCCCTGTACAACCATTTGCTTGCCGCCGAAAACCTTGTCGATGAAAAAACCGGTCATGATTTCTCGGTTAAGACCCTGGATTACAATCTGGATGGCAGGGATGAAATCCTGGTCAGCAACAAGCAGATCAATGCCTGCCTGGCGCCTGCCTATGGCGGGTCTTTGCTGCAACTCGATTACCGCCCCGCCTGTTTTAATTTGAGCAATGTTCTAAGAAGGCGGGAAGAAATTTACCACAAAACCATTCAGGATGCGGACCACTCCGAGGGTGGCGGCGGAGAACAGCCGCAGTCCATCCACGATCGCATCAAATTCAAGGAACAGGATTTAGCCAGCAAACTGTTTTTTGATCGCTGGGAACGCTACTCCTTTCTCGATCACTTTCTCGATTCGGAAACCACACTGGAAACTTTCAAGCAATGCCGGTTCGAGGAACAGGGAGATTTCGTGGATCAATGCTATGAAAGGGTGTCTCCTTCGAGTCAGCAACCGGGAGAAGATCACTCTCTGACTTTAAAGAGAACCGGAACGGTGAACCAGCAGGGCAATTCCCGGCAGGTGACTATAGAAAAGACATATACCTTTTTCCGCACGGAAGCGGAGATTCGGGTGCATTACAGGATCACCAATGAAAATGAAAACCCTCTGTCTTTATGGTGGGGGATTGAATTCAACTTCACACTGCTGGCGGGAGATGCCGAGGACCGCTATTACGTTTGCCCCGGTCAGACCCTGGAAGCTCCCCGGCTGAACAGTGAGGGAGCCTTAAATGACGTGGAGACTTTCGGAATGCGGGACGATTGGAACAAGTTTCAATTGTCGCTTGCCTTTTCACCAAAAATTTCCCTGTGGCGGTTTCCGGTGGAAACAATATCCCAGTCGGAAGACGGATTCGAACGCACCTATCAGGGCTCCTGCCTGCTCGCCCACAAAAAGCTGAGATTGCTCCCCGGAAAATCGGTCGAACAAAATCTCGTCCTTAAAATCACCCAATAA